From the genome of Vicia villosa cultivar HV-30 ecotype Madison, WI linkage group LG2, Vvil1.0, whole genome shotgun sequence, one region includes:
- the LOC131652378 gene encoding vesicle-associated protein 1-2-like produces the protein MMSTGDLLNIEPVELKFIFELKKQISCSLILSNKTDSYVAFKVKTTNPKKYCVRPNTGIVLPRSTCDVIVTMQAQKEAPPDMQCKDKFLLQSVRVNDGANAKEITPEMFNKEAGHVVEECKLRVVYVAPPQPPSPVQEGSEEGSSPRVSFNENGNANGADSTTMMRGFTERHEYPEKSAEAKALMSRLTEEKNNAIQQNIKLRQELDLLKRESHKSRGNASMFFVIFFGLLGIITGYLLKKT, from the exons ATGATGTCCACTGGTGACCTTCTCAATATCGAACCCGTCGAACTCAAATTCATCT TTGAGCTCAAGAAACAGATCTCGTGTTCTCTTATATTATCAAATAAGACAGATAGCTACGTAGCTTTCAAG GTAAAAACAACGAATCCAAAGAAATATTGTGTTCGGCCAAACACTGGAATTGTGTTGCCTCGGTCTACATGTGATGTTATAG TTACGATGCAAGCGCAAAAGGAAGCTCCACCTGATATGCAATGCAAGGATAAGTTTCTTCTTCAAAGTGTAAGAGTAAATGATGGAGCCAATGCAAAGGAGATTACTCCTGAAATG TTTAACAAGGAAGCAGGGCATGTGGTTGAGGAGTGCAAATTGAGAGTGGTGTATGTTGCTCCACCTCAACCTCCGTCTCCAGTTCAAGAAGGTTCTGAGGAAGGATCGTCACCTAGAGTTTCGTTTAACGAAAACGGAAATGCAAATGGTGCTGACTCCACAACG atgatgagaggatttacTGAACGTCACGAGTATCCCGAAAAATCTGCAGAG GCAAAAGCTCTCATGTCAAGGCTGACTGAAGAAAAGAATAATGcaattcaacaaaatatcaaGCTTCGTCAAGAACTG GACCTGCTGAAACGTGAAAGCCACAAAAGTCGTGGGAATGCCTCAATGTTCTTTGTCATCTTTTTTGGTTTACTTGGCATAATTACAGGGTATCTCCTGAAGAAGACCTAA